A single window of Lentilitoribacter sp. Alg239-R112 DNA harbors:
- a CDS encoding carbohydrate ABC transporter permease — protein MYKRSLVPIIYILFLLLPIYWLVAMSFKTTNEILSGFSLFPQTFTIDAYVTIFTDPSWYWGYINSITYVTLNMVISVLVALPAAYAFSRYRFLGDKHLFFWLLTNRMAPAAVFALPFFQLYSAVELFDTHLAVALAHCLFNVPLAVWILEGFMSGVPKELDETAYVDGYSFPHFFVKIFLPTIKAGVGVTAFFCFMFSWVELLLAKTLTAVAAKPIAATMTKTASSAGYELGLLAAAGTLTIIPGAIVIYFVRNYIAKGFAMGRV, from the coding sequence ATGTACAAAAGATCACTCGTCCCCATTATCTACATATTATTCTTGCTTTTGCCTATCTATTGGCTTGTTGCAATGAGTTTTAAAACGACCAATGAGATATTGTCTGGGTTTTCGCTTTTCCCACAAACATTTACCATAGATGCCTATGTGACAATCTTTACGGATCCTTCTTGGTATTGGGGCTATATTAATTCAATTACGTATGTAACGCTCAATATGGTAATTTCGGTGTTGGTTGCGCTTCCTGCAGCTTATGCATTTTCCCGTTACCGGTTCCTCGGTGATAAGCACCTTTTCTTCTGGCTGCTAACGAACCGCATGGCACCAGCGGCTGTTTTTGCCCTTCCCTTCTTCCAACTTTATTCAGCGGTTGAACTTTTTGATACCCATCTAGCCGTTGCGCTTGCGCATTGTTTGTTTAACGTTCCTCTAGCTGTCTGGATTTTGGAAGGTTTTATGAGCGGAGTCCCAAAGGAACTTGATGAAACAGCATATGTTGATGGCTACTCATTCCCTCATTTTTTCGTCAAAATATTCTTGCCAACGATTAAAGCTGGCGTTGGTGTGACAGCATTCTTCTGCTTCATGTTCTCATGGGTGGAGCTATTACTTGCCAAAACGCTCACAGCAGTTGCAGCCAAGCCTATTGCCGCAACTATGACAAAAACAGCATCCAGCGCGGGCTATGAGCTTGGTCTTCTCGCCGCTGCCGGAACTTTAACAATTATACCTGGTGCAATCGTAATTTACTTTGTGAGAAATTACATTGCTAAAGGCTTCGCAATGGGGAGAGTATAA
- a CDS encoding DUF2160 domain-containing protein codes for MSWMAWTWPTVLIFVAIFSSIALLTLIEIKYPGGAERLGVLKLVTTRGDRLFLGILGSVYIFLAWLGFFGQPLWVPLGLAILWFIFCFRKI; via the coding sequence ATGAGTTGGATGGCTTGGACTTGGCCCACAGTGCTTATTTTTGTCGCGATTTTTTCATCGATAGCATTACTAACGCTTATTGAAATAAAATATCCAGGTGGTGCAGAGCGCCTAGGCGTTTTGAAACTGGTTACGACCCGCGGTGATCGTTTGTTTTTAGGTATATTGGGTTCTGTATATATCTTCCTTGCGTGGCTGGGCTTTTTTGGACAACCATTATGGGTACCTCTCGGTTTAGCAATTCTTTGGTTTATATTTTGCTTCCGTAAAATCTGA
- a CDS encoding sarcosine oxidase subunit gamma family protein: MANTNAIEMLSDHSGPIKLLQLPEEVRFSLRIDVSLIAKASKALGFKLPDQIGARTDVETGYAAMLGPDEWVIKTSAEDRDSIASAFTKLYKTTPHSLTDISDREISILLEGSEVTDLLAIGNPLDFRKFKVGRSERTLFDTAQIVLHRDRDDSFKLDVWRSFFPHVWGMLIVGNRELAVKM; the protein is encoded by the coding sequence ATGGCAAATACCAATGCGATAGAAATGTTATCCGACCATAGCGGTCCCATAAAGCTTCTCCAGCTACCGGAAGAAGTACGTTTTAGTTTGCGAATTGATGTAAGTTTGATTGCCAAGGCGTCTAAAGCTCTTGGGTTCAAACTACCTGATCAAATTGGCGCACGCACAGATGTAGAAACTGGATATGCAGCGATGCTTGGCCCGGATGAATGGGTTATCAAAACGTCGGCGGAAGATAGAGATAGCATAGCATCCGCATTTACAAAACTTTATAAAACAACACCGCATAGTCTGACAGATATAAGTGACCGAGAAATATCTATTTTGCTTGAAGGTAGTGAAGTTACGGACCTTCTTGCCATTGGAAATCCTCTGGATTTTCGTAAATTTAAGGTTGGTCGAAGCGAAAGAACGTTGTTTGATACAGCCCAAATTGTCCTTCATCGTGACAGAGATGACAGTTTCAAACTTGATGTCTGGCGATCCTTTTTTCCTCATGTTTGGGGGATGCTAATTGTGGGAAATAGAGAGCTTGCTGTGAAAATGTAA
- a CDS encoding FAD-dependent oxidoreductase encodes MENKARVVVVGGGVVGVSTLYHLARKGWTDCCLIERKELTSGSTWHAAGLLPLFNMSYSVGQIHKYSVKFYKELEKETGVSVGFSDVSNIRLAKTKDRWDEYMYYAGVAETLGIPLNILTPEQVKEIWPLCNTEGLLGAIQHPDDGYIQPADLTQALAKGARDMGARIERYTTVEAIEQFDDGTWIVKTDKGDITCEHVVSCTGNFARKTGKMVGLDVPVIPVEHQYIVTEPHPDIVARKESGLPEMGVLRESDSSWYMREENGGLLLGPYEKGAPCCYVDGPSDDSEYELFQEDLDRLMPHIETAIERVPAFGEVGIKKVYNGAIAYTPDGSPIIGPAPGLKNFWLNEGHSFGITAAGGAGWQLAEWIVDGEPTIDMMGVDPRRFGPYATEGYLRAKNEEAYANVFTTHYPDEERFAARPLKMTPIYDRLKGMGAVFGSVYGWERANWFAPEGYEISKSDLDLGADVLTDHNHALPTEDGRIVEKWSFRRSNYFEHVGNEVKNVHENVGLLDMSAFAKIEVSGKGARDWLNFIFANSVPKTRGRVALCHLLTKYGGVKSEFTVFEFAPDRFYLVSAGAYENHDHDVLYKLLPDNGSVVLKPITEKYGVLVLAGPRSRDVLGKLTRTSLSNENFKWLTGKQISVGAATANALRVNFVGELGWELHHPIEQQNVIFDVLMEAGEEFGIKPFGIRAMTAMAVEKSYRLIPRELSIEYNAFESGLDRFVKLKKGEFLGRDALIAAQEKGLNWNFVTLEVHDVTDADARGNEAIYQDGILVGRATHGAFGYRIGKSIALAMVKPEFSAIGTKLEIKILGKLHSATVIEESPFDPDNEALRA; translated from the coding sequence ATGGAAAATAAAGCGCGTGTAGTCGTGGTAGGCGGTGGAGTTGTTGGAGTTTCAACACTTTATCATTTGGCGCGAAAGGGCTGGACCGATTGTTGCTTGATAGAGCGCAAGGAGCTTACGTCCGGTTCAACATGGCATGCAGCGGGCCTCTTACCTTTGTTTAATATGAGCTACTCCGTTGGTCAAATCCATAAATACTCCGTCAAATTTTACAAGGAACTGGAGAAAGAAACCGGTGTAAGCGTTGGTTTTTCAGATGTCAGTAATATTCGTTTAGCTAAGACAAAAGATCGCTGGGACGAGTATATGTATTATGCTGGTGTTGCTGAAACACTCGGTATTCCGCTCAATATTCTAACGCCTGAGCAGGTGAAAGAAATTTGGCCACTTTGCAATACGGAAGGGCTGCTTGGTGCTATTCAGCATCCCGATGACGGTTATATTCAACCCGCTGATCTCACTCAGGCTTTGGCAAAGGGTGCTCGAGATATGGGCGCACGCATTGAGCGTTATACGACCGTGGAAGCTATCGAACAGTTTGATGACGGGACATGGATAGTTAAAACAGATAAAGGTGATATCACCTGCGAACATGTGGTTTCCTGCACGGGTAACTTTGCTAGAAAAACTGGTAAAATGGTAGGGTTGGATGTGCCGGTCATCCCGGTTGAACATCAATATATCGTCACCGAGCCCCACCCAGATATCGTCGCGCGCAAAGAAAGTGGGTTACCCGAAATGGGTGTTTTGCGTGAATCTGATAGTTCTTGGTATATGCGTGAAGAAAATGGTGGGTTGTTGCTTGGGCCATACGAGAAAGGTGCACCTTGTTGTTATGTTGATGGGCCAAGTGATGACAGCGAGTATGAGCTTTTTCAGGAAGATTTAGATCGGCTTATGCCGCATATTGAAACTGCGATTGAACGTGTGCCAGCTTTCGGCGAAGTCGGTATTAAGAAGGTTTACAACGGTGCCATTGCTTATACACCTGATGGCTCGCCGATTATTGGACCCGCGCCGGGTTTGAAAAATTTCTGGCTAAATGAAGGTCATTCTTTTGGAATTACTGCTGCTGGTGGTGCGGGCTGGCAATTGGCGGAATGGATTGTTGATGGGGAGCCCACAATTGATATGATGGGTGTAGACCCGCGTCGGTTTGGTCCCTATGCAACGGAAGGCTATTTGCGAGCGAAGAACGAAGAAGCTTATGCGAACGTATTTACAACCCACTATCCAGACGAGGAGCGTTTTGCCGCCCGTCCACTAAAAATGACACCGATCTATGACCGCCTCAAGGGCATGGGTGCGGTATTTGGTTCCGTTTATGGTTGGGAACGTGCCAACTGGTTTGCGCCGGAAGGTTACGAAATTTCAAAATCGGATTTAGATCTAGGTGCCGATGTGCTAACGGATCATAATCATGCGTTGCCAACAGAAGATGGGCGTATTGTTGAAAAATGGTCGTTCCGCCGCTCCAATTACTTCGAACATGTGGGTAATGAGGTCAAAAACGTACATGAAAATGTCGGTTTGTTGGATATGTCCGCATTTGCCAAAATTGAAGTATCGGGCAAAGGCGCACGTGATTGGTTGAACTTTATATTTGCCAATAGTGTTCCAAAAACGCGTGGTCGCGTCGCGCTATGTCATCTTTTAACGAAATATGGCGGCGTAAAATCTGAATTTACAGTGTTTGAATTCGCGCCAGATCGCTTTTATCTGGTGTCGGCAGGCGCTTATGAAAACCATGACCATGATGTTTTATACAAATTGTTGCCTGATAATGGTTCTGTTGTACTCAAGCCGATCACTGAGAAGTATGGTGTATTGGTGCTTGCTGGACCAAGATCACGTGATGTTCTTGGCAAACTTACACGCACGAGCCTATCTAATGAAAACTTCAAATGGCTGACAGGAAAGCAGATTTCCGTGGGGGCAGCTACCGCGAATGCTTTGCGGGTCAATTTTGTCGGCGAACTGGGTTGGGAACTCCATCATCCCATCGAACAACAAAATGTTATCTTTGATGTACTTATGGAGGCTGGTGAGGAATTTGGAATTAAACCATTTGGTATTCGCGCAATGACTGCAATGGCCGTTGAAAAAAGTTACCGTTTGATACCGCGCGAACTTTCTATTGAATATAATGCTTTTGAATCCGGATTAGACCGTTTTGTTAAACTCAAGAAGGGTGAGTTTCTTGGACGAGATGCACTTATTGCAGCTCAAGAGAAAGGATTGAATTGGAATTTCGTCACGTTAGAGGTGCATGATGTGACAGATGCTGATGCGCGAGGCAATGAAGCTATCTATCAGGACGGTATTTTAGTTGGCCGCGCTACGCATGGCGCATTTGGTTATAGGATTGGTAAATCTATAGCACTTGCGATGGTTAAACCGGAATTTTCTGCAATTGGGACAAAGCTTGAAATAAAGATCCTAGGTAAACTCCATAGTGCTACCGTCATCGAAGAGAGCCCATTTGATCCTGATAACGAAGCTTTACGTGCTTAA
- a CDS encoding choline ABC transporter substrate-binding protein — translation MKIFKHFGLSVAALAASTAISFANCEEVVFSDVGWTDITATTATTTTVLEALGYKTDVKLLSVPVTYASMEKGDIDVFLGNWMPSMEGDIAKYREAGTVDTVRANLEGAKYTLATNAAGAALGIKSIADIAKHKDALDGKIYGIEAGNDGNRLIQTIIDDASFGLDGFELAESSEPGMLSQVARADKKDEPIIFLGWEPHPMNANFDMSYLTGGDDFFGPNLGGATIYTNTSAGYSAKCPNVGKLLTNLEFSLAMENEIMGAILNDGEDANDAAVSWLKANPSVLDTWLSGVTTQDGGDGMAAVKAALGL, via the coding sequence ATGAAGATATTTAAACATTTTGGGCTAAGTGTTGCTGCTTTAGCTGCGTCCACGGCAATTTCATTTGCTAATTGTGAAGAAGTTGTTTTTTCTGATGTGGGTTGGACAGACATTACTGCGACAACTGCTACCACGACAACTGTTCTGGAAGCGCTGGGTTATAAAACTGACGTAAAATTATTATCTGTGCCAGTGACTTATGCATCAATGGAAAAAGGCGATATTGATGTATTTCTTGGCAATTGGATGCCATCAATGGAAGGTGATATTGCAAAGTACCGCGAAGCAGGAACTGTAGATACCGTACGTGCAAATCTTGAAGGTGCTAAATACACGCTTGCGACGAACGCGGCAGGTGCAGCACTTGGAATTAAGAGTATTGCTGACATTGCAAAACATAAAGATGCTCTTGACGGCAAAATATACGGTATTGAAGCTGGTAATGACGGCAACCGTTTGATCCAAACTATTATCGATGATGCATCATTTGGTCTTGATGGATTTGAACTTGCAGAAAGTTCCGAACCAGGCATGTTGTCTCAGGTTGCGCGTGCGGATAAAAAAGATGAGCCGATTATTTTCTTGGGATGGGAACCTCATCCGATGAATGCTAACTTTGACATGAGCTATCTAACTGGTGGGGATGATTTCTTCGGCCCTAATCTTGGTGGCGCAACAATTTATACAAACACGAGTGCTGGTTATTCTGCCAAATGCCCAAACGTTGGAAAGCTTCTCACCAATCTTGAATTTTCACTTGCTATGGAGAACGAGATCATGGGCGCAATCTTGAACGATGGCGAGGATGCAAATGATGCCGCTGTTTCATGGCTTAAAGCAAATCCTTCTGTCCTCGACACGTGGCTATCTGGAGTTACCACACAAGATGGCGGCGATGGAATGGCTGCTGTTAAAGCGGCTCTTGGTCTATAA
- the choW gene encoding choline ABC transporter permease subunit has protein sequence MDWLTDTKIPVGKAAKSFIEWLQDNGEWFFDGLADWLEALIDGILWVLQTPHPLIIVAFFIGVTWLLQRSWKTCLFIFLGFLFIINQDYWEEMTESLTLVLSACVVCMIIGVPVGIAAAHRPRLYTYMRPVLDLMQTLPTFVYLIPAIVFFGIGMVPGLIATVIFVLPAPIRLTHLGVSSTPKTLTEAAEAFGATSMQTLIKIELPYAFPQIMAGLNQTIMLSLSMVVIAALVGADGLGVPVVRALNQVNTALGFESGFVIVVVAIMLDRMLRLRGGDK, from the coding sequence ATGGATTGGCTGACGGATACAAAAATACCGGTTGGTAAAGCCGCGAAATCATTCATTGAATGGCTGCAAGATAACGGCGAATGGTTTTTTGATGGGCTTGCAGATTGGTTGGAAGCGCTGATAGACGGTATTCTTTGGGTGTTGCAAACACCACATCCACTTATCATTGTCGCATTCTTTATTGGTGTCACTTGGCTGCTTCAACGATCTTGGAAGACTTGTCTTTTCATTTTTTTGGGTTTTCTCTTTATTATCAATCAAGACTATTGGGAGGAGATGACAGAGAGCCTGACGCTTGTCCTGTCCGCCTGTGTTGTATGTATGATAATTGGTGTACCAGTCGGTATCGCAGCAGCCCATCGCCCTCGGCTTTACACCTATATGCGCCCGGTTTTAGACTTAATGCAGACGCTACCAACGTTTGTTTACCTCATTCCTGCTATTGTATTCTTCGGCATTGGTATGGTTCCCGGCCTTATTGCGACGGTTATTTTCGTCTTGCCAGCGCCCATCCGTCTCACCCATTTGGGTGTTTCTTCAACACCAAAAACGCTAACGGAAGCTGCTGAAGCTTTTGGCGCAACATCAATGCAAACCCTGATAAAAATTGAACTGCCTTACGCTTTTCCTCAGATTATGGCTGGCTTGAACCAAACAATTATGTTGTCGTTATCTATGGTGGTGATTGCTGCCTTGGTCGGTGCCGATGGACTTGGCGTTCCAGTTGTAAGAGCGCTTAATCAGGTAAATACGGCACTCGGATTTGAAAGTGGATTTGTCATTGTGGTGGTTGCAATCATGCTCGATCGCATGCTGCGTCTTCGTGGAGGTGACAAATGA
- a CDS encoding M56 family metallopeptidase — MIQAETIVTSYIDINLLMVGSALIWFAGRQIIKNSDAARAFAAQLHLVKILLLVTFFFPAFLTFFSYYFASASPIPVTLSELVLAQFLQGNIEVNPSFLESVLTFRQNVMTQLSDPNHVFITLVLYGGLATALFMIVRALLTMHKLSRILSEAHEWRTSGHLKLMLADRIRIPFSTRMWRYHYVVLPSTMLGNQIDMKVSVAHELQHLRQRDVDWEFIFALLTPVFFWNPAFHYFKREIEELRELSCDQNVLKRGLLSAREYCECLIRVCGGRFKRNNLFKLRVPEVALIQTRSGLFTTRPKKLLENRLMSAVTGGNGVISRARLIVVAAMMISLAGTLSFAVQKPADWSHDRLMLSTIINLERLEKRNQVGLGSYTAY, encoded by the coding sequence ATGATTCAAGCTGAAACTATAGTAACCAGTTATATTGACATTAATTTGCTTATGGTTGGTTCAGCGCTGATATGGTTTGCCGGACGTCAGATTATAAAGAATTCTGACGCCGCCCGTGCATTTGCGGCACAGCTTCATCTTGTAAAAATACTCTTGCTGGTAACCTTTTTCTTCCCCGCTTTTCTTACTTTCTTTAGCTACTATTTTGCATCCGCATCTCCCATACCCGTTACTTTATCAGAATTAGTGCTCGCCCAATTCTTACAGGGTAATATTGAAGTAAATCCAAGCTTCTTGGAAAGCGTTCTTACCTTTCGCCAGAATGTAATGACGCAGCTTTCCGACCCAAACCACGTGTTCATCACTTTGGTATTATATGGGGGGCTAGCGACAGCTTTGTTTATGATTGTTCGTGCACTTCTGACAATGCACAAATTGTCCCGAATTTTGTCAGAAGCCCATGAATGGCGGACATCGGGCCACTTAAAACTCATGTTAGCTGATAGAATTCGTATTCCGTTTTCCACTCGGATGTGGCGGTACCATTACGTCGTATTGCCATCTACAATGTTGGGCAATCAAATAGATATGAAGGTATCTGTTGCACATGAATTGCAGCATTTACGCCAACGCGATGTTGATTGGGAATTTATTTTTGCACTTCTCACGCCAGTTTTCTTTTGGAACCCAGCATTTCATTACTTCAAACGAGAAATTGAGGAATTACGTGAACTATCTTGCGATCAGAATGTGTTAAAACGTGGGCTTCTATCTGCTCGTGAATATTGCGAATGCCTCATACGCGTTTGTGGTGGACGTTTTAAACGTAATAACCTGTTTAAATTGCGGGTTCCCGAGGTCGCACTCATTCAAACTAGATCCGGATTGTTTACCACAAGACCCAAAAAACTATTGGAAAATCGCTTGATGTCTGCTGTTACTGGCGGAAACGGTGTAATTTCTCGCGCTCGTCTAATTGTGGTCGCTGCAATGATGATTTCATTAGCGGGCACCCTCTCCTTTGCGGTGCAAAAACCAGCTGATTGGAGCCATGATCGATTAATGCTCTCAACAATCATCAATCTGGAACGTTTGGAAAAACGCAATCAAGTTGGTCTTGGTTCGTACACGGCTTACTAA
- a CDS encoding BlaI/MecI/CopY family transcriptional regulator: MRKRKTHELLTEVELEFMTLLWELGDSSVRDVLSKLEEGRDLAYTSAATILRILEKKGFVSSLKDGKSLIYRAILTKNQYQSRLLKDVSAKLFDNTPAALVATLVNDDHLTQDALEELRELLGRKLGDDSS; this comes from the coding sequence ATGAGAAAACGCAAAACGCATGAACTGCTGACAGAAGTTGAGTTAGAATTCATGACGTTATTATGGGAATTGGGGGACAGCAGTGTTCGGGATGTTCTTTCAAAATTGGAAGAAGGTCGTGATCTCGCTTACACATCTGCCGCGACCATCTTGAGAATATTAGAGAAAAAAGGCTTCGTTTCCAGTCTTAAAGACGGTAAGTCGTTGATTTATCGCGCAATTCTTACAAAAAATCAATATCAATCTCGCCTTTTAAAGGATGTTTCTGCCAAACTTTTCGATAATACACCCGCTGCGTTGGTCGCAACACTTGTCAACGACGATCATTTAACGCAAGATGCTTTGGAGGAGCTAAGGGAACTTCTTGGGAGGAAGCTCGGAGATGATTCAAGCTGA
- the choV gene encoding choline ABC transporter ATP-binding protein has product MSVAVSFNDVNIVFGDDQKSALPLMDQDKTREDIQNSTGQILGVHNCTFDVNEGEILVLMGLSGSGKSTLLRSVNGLNTVIRGSVNVNTGQGMVDVATASSQQLKQIRRSRVAMVFQQFGLLPWRSVAENVGFGLEVSGVKDREKRERVAKQLELVGLSDWADRQVSELSGGMQQRVGLARAFATEAPILLMDEPFSALDPLIRTRLQDELLELQARLKRTIIFVSHDLDEAFKLGDKIVIMEGGRVVQMGEPREIFSNPINEYVADFVQHMNPLNVLTALDVMEPLSNPTPTDIVSADMPIIEIMERLDKSKTVVAVQESGSTNLIGQITQHCLINALKHSNSQ; this is encoded by the coding sequence ATGAGCGTTGCAGTTTCATTTAATGATGTAAATATTGTTTTTGGCGACGATCAGAAATCTGCATTACCGTTGATGGACCAAGATAAAACCCGCGAAGACATTCAAAATTCTACAGGTCAGATATTAGGTGTCCATAATTGTACATTTGATGTCAATGAAGGTGAGATACTGGTGTTGATGGGGCTCTCAGGTTCTGGAAAATCTACATTGCTTCGTTCTGTAAACGGCCTAAACACTGTTATTAGAGGCTCAGTTAACGTCAATACTGGACAGGGTATGGTTGATGTTGCGACTGCCTCTTCACAGCAACTCAAACAGATCAGACGTTCACGCGTTGCTATGGTTTTCCAGCAATTTGGTTTGCTGCCCTGGCGAAGCGTAGCCGAGAATGTAGGCTTTGGATTAGAAGTTTCTGGCGTTAAAGATCGTGAAAAACGGGAACGCGTAGCAAAGCAACTTGAGCTAGTTGGGCTTTCCGATTGGGCTGATCGGCAAGTGAGCGAATTATCTGGTGGAATGCAACAACGTGTTGGCTTGGCGAGAGCTTTTGCGACCGAGGCGCCGATTTTATTGATGGATGAACCGTTTTCTGCTCTCGATCCCTTGATACGGACAAGATTGCAGGATGAGCTCTTGGAACTTCAGGCACGATTAAAACGTACTATTATTTTTGTTAGTCACGACCTTGATGAAGCATTTAAACTTGGCGACAAGATCGTAATTATGGAAGGTGGTCGTGTTGTTCAAATGGGTGAACCGCGCGAAATTTTTTCCAATCCAATCAATGAATATGTTGCTGATTTTGTTCAACATATGAATCCGCTTAATGTGTTAACGGCACTTGATGTTATGGAGCCTTTATCAAATCCAACGCCAACAGATATCGTTTCTGCAGATATGCCTATTATTGAGATTATGGAGCGGCTTGATAAGAGTAAAACCGTTGTTGCCGTTCAAGAAAGTGGCAGCACCAATCTAATTGGCCAGATCACGCAACATTGTTTAATAAATGCTTTGAAACATTCAAACAGCCAATAA